The sequence below is a genomic window from Bacteroidota bacterium.
TAACAAATGCCAGGCCTTCTGATCATTATTATCTGCATCCAGATAATAACATTTCTGCTCTACAACGAAAACTCTTTCGCGAAGATTAATTATCTGATATAACTCAGTTGTGCTAAGCTCTTCAAAAGTCTTGATAGTCATCTGCTAATATTTCAGTGTTGTTAAGCTACCTTACCACTGGGAAAAGCCATGATAAATTTGATTCCTTCTCCTTCATTTGCATGCTCCCAATGAATTTTACCATTCATTTTCTCAACAATTTTTTTAGTAACAAAAAAACTGATAAACATACGGTCCAGCTGCTTGTTACTTGACTTTAATGAGTTGTTATTTATTGATAAATCAGAATTAAACACTTTCTGATTTATATTAAAATGCGATGAATAAAGAATAATGTTTTTCTCTTCTAAAGTCTCCGTGGTCAATACATCAACCTCTCCCTTATTGGCGTAATCAACAATAGTTTTCATCAGGTGATCGATTGCATTTGATATAAGTTCTCTACTTTGATTGAACCATATTATATCACTACTCTCATTCATTGATAACCTCAAATCACGGGCTTCAGCCTGATTTAAATGATTTTCAATTATTTCATCGATCAGCTGATTAACCTCAAACTCATCCCTTGGAACTACTTTTTTCTTATCTTCAATATTGTATAACTCCGTTACGGAGTTGATTATTGCATTCAATCTAAAAGTACTTGTAGTTATAAGTTCAAGTTGTTCGTATAACTCGAAATTCTCTTCATTCTCATCTTTAAGAATTCCAACTAAACTCTGAATTTCAGCAATTGGGGTTCTTAATGATTCACTGATGTTTTTTAGTAAGTCCGACTTAATCCTACTTACATCTTCTTCATTCTTCTTCGAATTAGCCAAAAGCTTATTGGACTCCTGCAATTCTATTGTTCTTTCATCCACCAAATCTTCCAACCTGTCGTTTAATCTCTTATTTGAGTAATACAAATAAAATATCAGACTTAAAACAACAAGTACCAGAATCACTATTAGTTTCAGGTAGTTGGAAAGTGTTTTATTTCTATCTCTTTCTAATTCAATTTTTTCTTTCTCCTGCGAAAGTAAATTCAGCTCTATTTCCTTTTTGTTAATTGCGTATTTATCCTCCATTTCAGAAGCAATCTGAGCTTTCTTCAGGCTGAAGGTAGAATCTTTTAATGCACTGTATTGATAAAAGTTGTTATAAGCTTTCTTATAGTCTTTTCTCGCATAATTAATCTGTGCAACATACAGGTAATTTCTCTTAGAAATCTCCAGGAAGTTATATTGAGAACTAATTTCAAGTGACTTCTCAATATATTTATTGGCATTAGCCATGTCCTTCACTTTATAGTAGGCAATTCCAAGACTGTTGTAAACAACCGCAAGTTCATATACTGCCCCTGACTTCAAAAATATTTCCTCTGCAGGAAAAGCGTATTTAAATACATTATCAATATCATCATCCTTAAGATAAATCTCTATATAGCTGGTATATACACGACCCAACCCCAGGTTATTAAGGTAATTTGAATAGATAGTCTCCGACTTTTCTAATTCAACTATCGCAGAGTCAATCTGATTAATAGATGTATGCATTGATCCCAACAACAAATAATCATTGGCAAGTTGAATTTCATCTTTCTCTTTTTTATTGA
It includes:
- a CDS encoding tetratricopeptide repeat-containing sensor histidine kinase; translated protein: MFKSNYIFALILPIIIAASTFAQTESDSLDVMLDAYDTPKSKVDFLNNKSIKHWKTDTSAAFVYLEKAIDIGKKNNLYSGLGDSYRYLGNLYFQQGLGNQVKENYSISYEFYTLSDDSLGLAKITNNLGLYYENWVNDYNKALVYFEKSMRLKKSLKVDNNILASTSFNLGEVHMNLNSYIKSLSYYFEALELLEPLKKYKEIANLNNRIGQVYFKLGEYNLARKYIDIAIVINKKEKDEIQLANDYLLLGSMHTSINQIDSAIVELEKSETIYSNYLNNLGLGRVYTSYIEIYLKDDDIDNVFKYAFPAEEIFLKSGAVYELAVVYNSLGIAYYKVKDMANANKYIEKSLEISSQYNFLEISKRNYLYVAQINYARKDYKKAYNNFYQYSALKDSTFSLKKAQIASEMEDKYAINKKEIELNLLSQEKEKIELERDRNKTLSNYLKLIVILVLVVLSLIFYLYYSNKRLNDRLEDLVDERTIELQESNKLLANSKKNEEDVSRIKSDLLKNISESLRTPIAEIQSLVGILKDENEENFELYEQLELITTSTFRLNAIINSVTELYNIEDKKKVVPRDEFEVNQLIDEIIENHLNQAEARDLRLSMNESSDIIWFNQSRELISNAIDHLMKTIVDYANKGEVDVLTTETLEEKNIILYSSHFNINQKVFNSDLSINNNSLKSSNKQLDRMFISFFVTKKIVEKMNGKIHWEHANEGEGIKFIMAFPSGKVA